In Papio anubis isolate 15944 chromosome 20, Panubis1.0, whole genome shotgun sequence, a single window of DNA contains:
- the IGLON5 gene encoding igLON family member 5 isoform X4 has product MPPPAPGARLRLLAAAALAGLAVISRGLLSQSLEFNSLADNYTVCEGDNATLSCFIDEHVTRVAWLNRSNILYAGNDRWTSDPRVRLLINTPEEFSILITEVGLGDEGLYTCSFQTRHQPYTTQVYLIVHVPARIVNISSPVTVNEGGNVNLLCLAVGRPEPTVTWRQLRDGFTSEGEILEISDIQRGQAGEYECVTHNGVNSAPDSRRVLVTVNYPPTITDVTSARTALGRAALLRCEAMAVPPADFQWYKDDRLLSSGTAEGLKVQTERTRSMLLFANVSARHYGNYTCRAANRLGASSASMRLLRPGSLENSAPRPPGPLALLSALGWLWWRM; this is encoded by the exons GGCTGCTCTCCCAGAGCCTGGAGTTCAACTCTCTTGCCGACAACTACACGGTGTGTGAAGGTGACAACGCCACCCTCAG CTGCTTCATCGATGAGCATGTGACCCGCGTGGCCTGGCTGAACCGCTCCAACATCCTGTACGCCGGCAACGACCGCTGGACCAGCGACCCGCGGGTGCGGCTGCTCATAAACACCCCCGAGGAGTTCTCCATCCTCATCACCGAAGTGGGGCTCGGCGACGAGGGCCTCTACACCTGCTCCTTCCAGACCCGCCACCAGCCGTACACCACTCAGGTCTACCTCATTGTCCACG TCCCTGCCCGCATTGTGAACATCTCGTCGCCTGTGACGGTGAATGAGGGAGGCAATGTGAACCTGCTTTGCCTGGCCGTGGGGCGGCCAGAGCCCACGGTCACCTGGAGACAGCTCCGAG ATGGCTTCACCTCGGAGGGAGAGATCCTGGAGATCTCTGACATCCAGCGGGGCCAGGCCGGGGAGTATGAGTGCGTGACTCACAACGGGGTTAACTCGGCGCCCGACAGCCGCCGCGTGCTGGTCACAGTCAACT ATCCTCCGACCATCACGGACGTGACCAGCGCCCGCACCGCGCTGGGCCGAGCCGCCCTGCTGCGCTGCGAAGCCATGGCGGTGCCCCCCGCGGATTTCCAGTGGTACAAGGATGACAGACT GCTGAGCAGCGGCACGGCCGAGGGCCTGAAGGTGCAGACGGAGCGCACCCGCTCGATGCTTCTCTTTGCCAACGTGAGCGCCCGGCATTACGGCAACTACACGTGTCGCGCCGCCAACCGGCTGGGAGCGTCCAGCGCCTCCATGCGGCTCCTGC GCCCAGGATCCCTGGAGAACTCAGCCCCGAGGCCCCCAGGGCCCCTGGCCCTCCTCTCCGCCCTGGGCTGGCTGTGGTGGAGAATGTAG
- the IGLON5 gene encoding igLON family member 5 isoform X5, whose protein sequence is MEPLHSHCSSSASSSCWLLSQSLEFNSLADNYTVCEGDNATLSCFIDEHVTRVAWLNRSNILYAGNDRWTSDPRVRLLINTPEEFSILITEVGLGDEGLYTCSFQTRHQPYTTQVYLIVHVPARIVNISSPVTVNEGGNVNLLCLAVGRPEPTVTWRQLRDGFTSEGEILEISDIQRGQAGEYECVTHNGVNSAPDSRRVLVTVNYPPTITDVTSARTALGRAALLRCEAMAVPPADFQWYKDDRLLSSGTAEGLKVQTERTRSMLLFANVSARHYGNYTCRAANRLGASSASMRLLRPGSLENSAPRPPGPLALLSALGWLWWRM, encoded by the exons GGCTGCTCTCCCAGAGCCTGGAGTTCAACTCTCTTGCCGACAACTACACGGTGTGTGAAGGTGACAACGCCACCCTCAG CTGCTTCATCGATGAGCATGTGACCCGCGTGGCCTGGCTGAACCGCTCCAACATCCTGTACGCCGGCAACGACCGCTGGACCAGCGACCCGCGGGTGCGGCTGCTCATAAACACCCCCGAGGAGTTCTCCATCCTCATCACCGAAGTGGGGCTCGGCGACGAGGGCCTCTACACCTGCTCCTTCCAGACCCGCCACCAGCCGTACACCACTCAGGTCTACCTCATTGTCCACG TCCCTGCCCGCATTGTGAACATCTCGTCGCCTGTGACGGTGAATGAGGGAGGCAATGTGAACCTGCTTTGCCTGGCCGTGGGGCGGCCAGAGCCCACGGTCACCTGGAGACAGCTCCGAG ATGGCTTCACCTCGGAGGGAGAGATCCTGGAGATCTCTGACATCCAGCGGGGCCAGGCCGGGGAGTATGAGTGCGTGACTCACAACGGGGTTAACTCGGCGCCCGACAGCCGCCGCGTGCTGGTCACAGTCAACT ATCCTCCGACCATCACGGACGTGACCAGCGCCCGCACCGCGCTGGGCCGAGCCGCCCTGCTGCGCTGCGAAGCCATGGCGGTGCCCCCCGCGGATTTCCAGTGGTACAAGGATGACAGACT GCTGAGCAGCGGCACGGCCGAGGGCCTGAAGGTGCAGACGGAGCGCACCCGCTCGATGCTTCTCTTTGCCAACGTGAGCGCCCGGCATTACGGCAACTACACGTGTCGCGCCGCCAACCGGCTGGGAGCGTCCAGCGCCTCCATGCGGCTCCTGC GCCCAGGATCCCTGGAGAACTCAGCCCCGAGGCCCCCAGGGCCCCTGGCCCTCCTCTCCGCCCTGGGCTGGCTGTGGTGGAGAATGTAG
- the VSIG10L gene encoding V-set and immunoglobulin domain-containing protein 10-like, which produces MKRVGWGGQLSHHIGVGDPGPSRWVWLPSPPRKLSYQSCWTRLTQEGWVQSWVSLQCPFSEASTMDTPQALPLFLLLASLVGVLTLRASSGLQQTNFSSAFSSDSKSSSQGLGAEVPAIKPPSWKFPDQSLDSKGSAGISDSSRFPEALSSNNMSGSFWSNVSAEGQHLSPVSSSETPGSEVFPDISEPQVPAKDPKPSFSVKTPASNISTQVSNTKLSVEAPDSKFSPDDMDLQLSAQSPESEFSAETHSAASFPQQLGGPLAVLVGTTIRLPLVPVPSPGPPTPLVVWRRGSKVLATGGLGPGAPLISLDPAHRDRLRFDQARGVLELASAQLDDAGVYTAEVIRAGVSRQTREFTVGVYEPLPQLSVQPKAPETEEGAAELRLRCLGWGPGRGELSWSRDGRALEASESEGAEPPRIRSEGDQLLIVRPVRSDHARYTCRVRSPFGRREAAADVTVFYGPDPPIITVSSDRDATPARFVTAGSNVTLRCAAASRPPADIAWSLADPAEAAVPAGPRLLLPAVGPGHAGTYACLAANPRTSRRRRSLLNLTVADLPPGAPQCSVEGGPGDRSLRFHCSWPGGVPAASLQFQGLPEGIRAGPVSSVLLAAVPAHPRLSGVPITCLARHLVATRTCIVTPEAPREVLLHPLVAETRLGEAEVALEASGCPPPSRASWAREGRPLAPGGGSRLRLSQDGRKLHIGNFSLDWDLGNYSVLCSGALGAGGDQITLIGPSISSWRLQRARDAAVLTWDVERGALISSFEIQAWPDGPDLGRTSTHKDWVSLLILGPQERSAVVPLPPRNPGIWTFRILPILGGQPGTPSQSRVYQAGPTLSHGAIAGIVLGSLLGLALLAVLLLLCICCLCRFRGKTPEKKKHPSTLVPVATPSEKKMHSVTPVEISWPLDLKVPLEDHSSTRAYQATDPSPVVSVDESSKTVRTATQV; this is translated from the exons ATGAagagagtggggtggggtgggcagctcAGCCACCACATCGGGGTTGGGGATCCTGGCCCCTCCCGCTGGGTCTggctcccttcccctcccaggaAGCTAAGCTACCAGTCCTGTTGGACTCGTCTGACCCAGGAGGGATGGGTGCAGTCCTGGGTCTCTCTCCAGTGTCCTTTCAGTGAGGCCAGCACCATGGACACCCCACAGGCTCTGCCACTCTTCCTACTCCTGG CCTCCTTGGTAGGGGTCCTCACCCTCAGAGCCTCTTCTGGACTTCAGCAAACCAActtctcctctgccttctcttcGGACTCAAAGAGCTCTTCCCAGGGGCTGGGTGCAGAAGTTCCCGCCATCAAACCTCCCAGCTGGAAATTTCCAGATCAGTCCCTGGATTCAAAAGGCTCTGCTGGAATCTCTGATTCCAGCCGGTTTCCTGAGGCCCTGAGTTCCAACAACATGTCTGGGTCCTTCTGGTCAAATGTTTCTGCTGAGGGCCAACATTTGAGCCCGGTTTCCTCCTCTGAAACCCCTGGTTCTGAAGTATTTCCTGATATTTCAGAACCTCAAGTTCCTGCCAAAGACCCCAAGCCTTCCTTCTCTGTTAAGACCCCAGCTTCAAACATTTCTACTCAAGTCTCCAACACCAAACTCTCTGTTGAGGCCCCAGATTCGAAATTCTCCCCTGATGACATGGATCTTCAACTCTCTGCCCAGAGCCCTGAATCCGAATTTTCTGCAGAGACCCACTCAGCTGCAAGCTTCCCCCAGCAACTGGGGGGCCCACTGGCTGTGCTGGTGGGAACTACCATCCGGCTCCCCCTGGTCCCAGTCCCCAGCCCTGGGCCCCCCACCCCTCTGGTGGTCTGGCGCCGGGGCTCTAAGGTGCTGGCAACTGGAGGCCTGGGGCCAGGGGCACCTCTGATCAGCCTGGACCCTGCTCACCGAGACCGCCTGCGATTTGACCAGGCCCGGGGGGTTCTGGAGCTCGCCTCTGCCCAGCTGGACGATGCAGGGGTCTACACAGCTGAGGTCATCCGGGCAGGGGTCTCCCGGCAGACTCGCGAGTTCACGGTGGGTGTGTATG AGCCCCTACCCCAGCTGTCGGTTCAGCCCAAGGCTCCAGAGACAGAGGAGGGGGCGGCCGAGCTCCGGCTGCGCTGCCTGGGGTGGGGACCCGGTCGCGGGGAGCTGAGCTGGAGCAGGGACGGACGCGCCCTGGAGGCGTCGGAATCCGAGGGAGCCGAGCCGCCCCGGATCCGCTCAGAGGGCGACCAGCTGCTCATCGTGCGCCCTGTGCGCAGCGACCACGCCCGATACACTTGCCGCGTCCGCAGCCCCTTCGGCCGCAGGGAGGCTGCCGCCGACGTCACCGTCTTCT acGGCCCGGACCCGCCGATCATCACGGTCTCCTCGGACCGCGACGCCACGCCTGCCCGCTTTGTCACCGCGGGCAGCAATGTGACCTTGCGCTGCGCTGCCGCCTCGCGGCCGCCCGCCGACATCGCGTGGAGCCTGGCGGACCCGGCCGAGGCCGCGGTGCCCGCGGGGCCGCGCCTCCTGCTGCCCGCGGTCGGGCCGGGCCACGCAGGCACCTACGCCTGCCTGGCAGCGAACCCGCGCaccagccgccgccgccgctcgcTGCTCAACCTCACTGTGGCGG ACCTGCCCCCCGGGGCCCCACAGTGCTCAGTTGAAGGGGGTCCCGGGGACCGCAGCCTCCGCTTCCACTGCTCGTGGCCCGGCGGGGTCCCTGCCGCCTCCCTGCAGTTCCAGGGTCTCCCCGAAGGCATCCGCGCGGGGCCAGTGTCCTCTGTGCTGCTGGCTGCCGTCCCCGCCCACCCCCGGCTCAGCGGCGTCCCCATCACCTGCCTTGCTCGCCACCTGGTGGCCACGCGTACCTGCATAGTCACGCCGG AGGCCCCCCGAGAGGTGCTGCTGCATCCGCTGGTGGCAGAGACACGgttgggggaggcagaggtggcactGGAGGCCTCTGGTTGTCCCCCACCCTCACGGGCATCCTGGGCCCGGGAAGGGCGGCCCCTGGCTCCAGGAGGCGGGAGTCGCCTGCGGCTCAGTCAAGATGGGCGGAAGCTCCACATCGGCAACTTCAGCCTGGATTGGGACCTGGGAAATTACTCCGTGCTGTGCAGTGGGGCGTTGGGAGCTGGCGGTGACCAGATCACTCTCATTG GACCCTCCATATCCTCGTGGAGGCTTCAGAGAGCCAGAGATGCAGCCGTGCTGACTTGGGATGTGGAGCGCGGGGCCCTAATCAGCAGTTTTGAGATCCAGGCATGGCCAGATGGGCCTGATCTGGGCAGGACTTCCACCCACAAGGACTGGGTCTCCCTGCTCATCCTGGGGCCTCAGGAGCGGTCAGCTGTGGTGCCCCTTCCACCTCGGAACCCAGGGATCTGGACCTTTCGGATCCTGCCCATCCTGGGGGGCCAGCCAGGGACTCCATCACAAAGCCGGGTCTACCAGGCCG GCCCCACGTTGAGCCACGGGGCCATCGCCGGCATCGTCCTGGGCTCCCTACTGGGCCTGGCGCTGCTAGCCGTCCTTCTCCTCCTTTGCATCTGCTGCCTGTGCCGCTTTCGTG GAAAGACTCCTGAGAAAAAGAAGCATCCTTCTACCTTGGTCCCCGTGGCCACCCCCTCAGAAAAGAAGATGCACAGTGTGACCCCAGTGGAGATTTCATGGCCTCTGGACCTCAAAGTCCCGCTGGAGGACCACAGCTCAACTAGGGCCTACCAA GCCACAGACCCCAGTCCAGTCGTCTCTGTAGACGAAAGCTCAAAGACTGTTCGGACAGCCACACAGGTGTGA